The following are encoded together in the Citrobacter arsenatis genome:
- a CDS encoding class I SAM-dependent DNA methyltransferase yields the protein MSDSAAKNILSIYRRHADAFASQRSRALFEKSWLDKFITVMGGKGSIVDIGCGNGQPIAGYFIQQGFQLTGVDGSPAMLARARHSFPAQRWLEQDMRELALNETFDGLIAWDSFFHLTQQDQQKMFPIFDRLSHRGSALMFTSGTDNGIAMGQFEGEPLFHASLAPDEYRALLSAHGFTVVEMVMEDPHCAGHTIWLAQKSG from the coding sequence GTGAGCGATTCTGCGGCAAAAAATATTCTGTCCATCTACCGACGACATGCGGATGCTTTTGCCAGTCAGCGCTCGCGCGCCCTGTTCGAGAAAAGCTGGCTGGATAAGTTCATCACCGTGATGGGCGGGAAGGGCAGCATTGTGGATATCGGCTGCGGTAACGGTCAGCCGATTGCCGGTTATTTTATCCAGCAAGGTTTTCAGCTCACGGGCGTTGATGGTTCCCCGGCTATGCTGGCCCGCGCCCGGCACTCATTTCCCGCACAGCGCTGGCTGGAACAGGATATGCGCGAACTGGCACTTAACGAGACGTTCGACGGCCTGATCGCCTGGGACAGCTTTTTCCATTTAACACAGCAAGACCAGCAAAAGATGTTCCCGATTTTTGACCGTCTCAGCCATCGCGGCAGCGCGCTGATGTTCACCAGTGGTACGGATAACGGCATCGCCATGGGGCAATTTGAGGGCGAGCCGCTGTTTCACGCCAGCCTCGCGCCGGATGAATACCGCGCATTGCTGTCAGCGCATGGCTTTACGGTGGTCGAGATGGTGATGGAAGATCCGCACTGCGCCGGGCACACCATCTGGTTGGCGCAAAAAAGCGGCTAA
- a CDS encoding VOC family protein, which yields MNKKCLGYISIVVDDYDRAIDYYINKLSFTLIEDTPQPGKRWVVVSPNPDSDCHLLLSRAANETQEAFIGNQCGGRVFLFLQTDDFWRDYNAMKSAGVQFCEAPREEEYGTVVVFEDLYGNRWDLLQRK from the coding sequence ATGAATAAAAAATGTCTGGGATATATTTCGATTGTTGTCGATGATTACGATAGAGCTATCGATTACTATATAAATAAGCTCAGTTTTACCCTGATTGAAGATACTCCACAACCGGGGAAACGTTGGGTTGTGGTATCACCGAACCCTGACAGTGACTGTCATTTGTTACTCTCCAGAGCGGCTAATGAGACTCAGGAAGCATTCATCGGTAACCAATGTGGAGGACGCGTATTCCTGTTTCTGCAAACCGATGATTTTTGGCGTGATTACAATGCAATGAAATCGGCCGGCGTCCAGTTTTGCGAAGCCCCCAGAGAAGAAGAATACGGTACCGTTGTCGTTTTTGAGGACCTTTATGGTAATCGATGGGATTTACTACAGAGAAAGTAA
- a CDS encoding GlxA family transcriptional regulator, which yields MQPLNVAIVAVEDFSPFHFSVPCIIFSDKVAAKKRFEVQLCAEQPGIVSSQDGFAITAACGYEAVEAADIVVIPWWGTTAHRPPQSLLDALNRARQNSAQIVGLCLGAFVLGYAGLLDGKRAATHWEFEQDFQARFPAARLDINALYVDDDGIITSAGTAAALDCCLYVIRQRFGSTVANQIARRMIVPPHREGGQAQFIEQPVAKNTQDQRINALLDYLRQHLHEPHNLDELGQRVMMSRRTLTRHFMKATGSSVAEWLIAERLRRSQILLESSQLPVERIAEQVGFQSPVTWRQHFKSHFGVSPAEWRKTFRGD from the coding sequence ATGCAGCCGCTTAACGTCGCCATTGTTGCCGTGGAAGATTTCAGCCCGTTTCACTTCTCGGTGCCGTGTATTATTTTCAGTGACAAAGTGGCGGCGAAAAAGCGTTTTGAGGTGCAACTGTGCGCCGAACAGCCGGGCATCGTTTCCTCGCAGGATGGCTTCGCCATTACCGCTGCTTGCGGCTACGAAGCCGTAGAAGCAGCGGACATCGTGGTGATCCCCTGGTGGGGCACCACCGCGCATCGTCCACCACAAAGCCTACTGGATGCGCTCAACCGCGCGCGACAAAACAGCGCGCAGATTGTCGGGCTGTGTCTGGGCGCGTTTGTCCTCGGCTATGCCGGTCTGCTGGATGGCAAACGGGCGGCTACGCACTGGGAGTTCGAGCAGGATTTTCAGGCGCGCTTTCCGGCGGCCCGTCTGGATATCAACGCGCTGTACGTGGATGACGACGGCATTATTACCTCGGCAGGCACCGCCGCCGCGCTGGATTGCTGTCTGTATGTCATCCGTCAGCGCTTTGGCAGCACGGTAGCGAATCAGATTGCCCGACGGATGATTGTGCCGCCACATCGCGAGGGCGGTCAGGCGCAGTTTATCGAGCAACCGGTGGCAAAAAATACGCAGGATCAGCGGATCAACGCCCTGCTCGACTATTTGCGCCAGCATCTCCACGAACCGCATAATCTCGACGAGCTGGGGCAGCGGGTGATGATGAGCCGTCGCACTTTAACCCGTCATTTTATGAAGGCCACCGGGTCAAGCGTGGCCGAATGGTTGATTGCCGAGCGTCTGCGCCGCAGTCAGATACTGCTGGAGTCCAGCCAGTTACCCGTAGAACGCATCGCCGAACAGGTTGGTTTTCAGTCGCCCGTCACCTGGCGCCAGCATTTTAAATCCCATTTTGGCGTTAGCCCGGCTGAATGGCGTAAAACCTTTCGCGGCGATTAG
- a CDS encoding YmjA family protein, whose translation MNNDIPLKYYDIADEYATEAAKPVGDDERDALAHYFQQLITRLMNNEEISEEAQQEMATVAGVDAQRIDDIAEFLNRWGNE comes from the coding sequence ATGAATAACGACATTCCGCTAAAATATTATGATATCGCCGATGAGTACGCGACCGAGGCCGCAAAGCCGGTGGGTGATGACGAACGTGACGCGCTGGCGCACTACTTCCAGCAGTTGATCACCCGTTTAATGAACAACGAAGAGATCAGCGAAGAAGCGCAGCAGGAGATGGCAACCGTGGCCGGCGTCGACGCACAGCGTATCGATGATATCGCGGAGTTTCTCAATCGCTGGGGTAACGAGTAG
- a CDS encoding LacI family DNA-binding transcriptional regulator: MINVKPVTLYDVADHAGVSYQTVSRVVNQASHVSAKTRQKVEAAMAELNYIPNRVAQQLAGKQTPLIGVVTANLALHAPSQIVAAIKSRADQSGASVVIAMVERSGVEACIAAVHNLLSQRVTGLIINYPLDEEDAIAVAAACGTVPVLFLDVSDQTPINSVIFSHDDGARLGVEHLVQHGHQRIALLSGPRTSVSARLRHAGWHKYLAHYQLQPVAELEGDWSAMSGFQQTRHLLNDGNLPTAMLVANDQMALGAMRAISESGLRVAVDISVIGYDDTEDSACYIPPLTTIRQDFPLLGETSVDRLLQLPRGESIVGNQLLPVTLVKRKTVLPPNTQTTSPQALADSLIQLARQVSQLTPKL; the protein is encoded by the coding sequence GTGATAAACGTGAAACCGGTAACGCTATACGATGTGGCAGACCATGCAGGAGTCTCTTACCAGACCGTCTCGCGCGTCGTGAATCAGGCCAGCCACGTTTCCGCAAAAACCCGACAGAAAGTTGAGGCCGCGATGGCGGAGCTCAATTACATCCCCAACCGCGTCGCACAGCAGTTGGCGGGCAAACAGACGCCGCTGATTGGCGTTGTAACGGCGAATCTTGCCCTGCATGCCCCGTCGCAAATCGTTGCCGCCATAAAATCCCGCGCCGACCAGTCGGGTGCCAGCGTGGTGATCGCCATGGTCGAGCGTAGCGGCGTTGAGGCATGTATAGCCGCGGTCCATAACCTGCTTTCTCAGCGCGTAACCGGGCTTATCATCAACTATCCGCTGGATGAAGAAGACGCCATTGCCGTGGCCGCCGCCTGCGGCACAGTACCGGTACTATTCCTCGACGTCTCTGACCAGACGCCAATTAACAGCGTGATTTTCTCCCATGACGACGGCGCGCGCCTCGGCGTTGAGCATCTGGTGCAGCACGGACATCAACGGATCGCCCTGCTGAGCGGACCGCGCACTTCGGTTTCGGCAAGACTTCGGCATGCGGGGTGGCATAAATATCTGGCGCACTACCAGTTGCAACCTGTCGCGGAGCTGGAAGGCGACTGGAGCGCGATGTCCGGTTTTCAGCAAACGCGTCATCTGCTTAATGACGGTAACCTCCCTACCGCCATGCTGGTCGCGAACGATCAAATGGCGCTGGGCGCGATGCGGGCAATCAGCGAGTCCGGCCTGCGGGTGGCGGTGGATATCTCGGTGATTGGCTACGATGACACCGAAGACAGCGCCTGCTACATTCCGCCGCTGACCACCATCAGGCAGGATTTTCCGTTGCTGGGTGAAACCAGCGTCGACAGGCTGCTACAGCTACCCCGCGGCGAATCAATCGTGGGCAACCAACTGCTGCCCGTCACCCTGGTGAAGCGCAAAACGGTTCTGCCTCCCAATACGCAAACCACCTCTCCCCAGGCGCTGGCAGATTCACTGATCCAGCTTGCGCGGCAAGTTTCTCAGCTCACACCTAAATTGTGA
- a CDS encoding putative quinol monooxygenase gives MLKVIAEDFIKPEYIESVLPLYRELISATKKEPQCIAYDLYIDEKDPGHFIFIEEWPNHAALDEHCASEHFRRLVPLIDKYTRQEARYILMDDMVNPTVS, from the coding sequence ATGTTAAAGGTCATTGCCGAAGATTTCATCAAACCTGAGTATATTGAAAGCGTTCTCCCTTTGTATCGTGAGCTAATATCGGCTACGAAGAAAGAACCGCAGTGCATTGCATATGATCTCTATATTGATGAAAAAGATCCAGGCCACTTTATCTTTATCGAAGAATGGCCAAACCACGCGGCTCTTGATGAACATTGTGCCAGTGAGCATTTCCGACGACTTGTACCATTAATCGATAAATACACGCGCCAGGAAGCACGTTACATACTGATGGATGACATGGTAAATCCGACGGTCTCATAA
- a CDS encoding MBL fold metallo-hydrolase yields the protein MNITQIRNATQRITFGGKTFLVDPMLAAKGTYPGFAGTARAEIRNPTVELPIDIDTLLNVDALIVTHLHEDHWDEAAARIVPKDKPIYVQNDYDAQVLREQGFTQVNVLAQNTMIGDITLRKTGGQHGSDRAYAIPQMAERLGDACGVIFQHPEEKTLYLVGDTIWRDEVETNMQTFQPDVVILNAGFAHVIGFGPIIMGAEDVLKTHFTLPEAQIVATHMEAINHCLLTRAALQEYARDNQIAQFVNVPEDGETLTF from the coding sequence ATGAACATCACGCAAATCCGTAACGCCACGCAGCGCATCACCTTTGGCGGCAAGACCTTCCTCGTCGATCCGATGCTGGCGGCGAAAGGAACTTACCCGGGCTTTGCCGGAACGGCACGCGCGGAGATCCGCAACCCGACTGTGGAACTGCCCATTGATATCGACACCCTGCTCAACGTCGATGCGCTGATCGTGACCCATCTGCATGAAGATCACTGGGATGAGGCCGCAGCTCGCATCGTGCCGAAAGATAAACCTATTTATGTGCAAAACGATTACGATGCGCAGGTGCTGCGCGAGCAGGGTTTTACACAAGTGAACGTACTGGCGCAGAACACCATGATCGGCGATATCACCCTGCGTAAAACCGGCGGTCAACACGGTTCGGATCGCGCCTACGCTATCCCGCAAATGGCGGAGCGTCTGGGTGATGCCTGCGGGGTTATCTTCCAGCATCCAGAGGAAAAAACGCTGTATCTGGTTGGGGACACCATCTGGCGCGACGAGGTGGAAACCAATATGCAGACGTTCCAGCCAGACGTGGTTATTTTGAACGCAGGTTTTGCCCACGTTATTGGCTTTGGCCCAATCATTATGGGTGCGGAAGATGTGCTCAAAACCCACTTCACGCTGCCCGAAGCACAAATTGTGGCGACCCACATGGAGGCGATTAACCACTGTCTGCTGACCCGCGCGGCACTGCAAGAGTACGCCCGCGATAACCAGATTGCGCAATTTGTTAACGTGCCGGAAGATGGCGAAACCCTGACGTTTTAA
- a CDS encoding cold-shock protein, whose protein sequence is MNGTITTWFKDKGFGFIKDENGDNRYFHVIKVANPELIKKDAAVTFEPTTNNKGLSAYAVKVIPDSKYIYIAGERLKLTAIKSYLVYSEEVPAETRIDKENAVLSVGALMNSIRPKSDVKPGEMRTLKKLAITTFQGTTLIFSEDEIDIDATVKLLKV, encoded by the coding sequence ATGAACGGAACAATCACAACGTGGTTTAAAGATAAAGGCTTTGGATTTATCAAAGATGAAAACGGCGACAACCGCTATTTTCATGTGATTAAGGTTGCTAATCCTGAGCTGATCAAGAAAGACGCGGCGGTGACCTTCGAGCCTACCACCAACAACAAAGGCTTGTCTGCCTATGCGGTAAAAGTCATACCAGACAGCAAATATATCTATATCGCAGGTGAGCGTCTGAAGCTCACGGCGATTAAGTCTTACCTGGTGTACAGTGAAGAAGTCCCCGCAGAGACCCGTATCGACAAAGAAAATGCGGTGCTGTCTGTTGGCGCGCTGATGAACAGCATCCGACCGAAATCAGACGTCAAACCTGGCGAGATGCGCACGTTGAAAAAACTGGCCATCACCACTTTCCAGGGCACGACGCTGATCTTCTCGGAAGATGAAATCGATATCGACGCGACGGTGAAGCTGCTTAAAGTCTGA
- a CDS encoding DNA-binding transcriptional regulator — protein MKSDDGTEYKTVRGLTRGLMLLNMLNRLDGGASVGLLAELSGLHRTTVRRLLETLQDEGYVRRSLSDDSFRLTIKVRQLSEGFRDEQWISALAAPLLGDLLREVIWPTDVSTLDVDAMVVRETTHRFSRLSFHRAMVGRRLPLLKTASGLTWLAFSPENERQELIEMLASRPGEEFQLAREPLKLDAILTRARKDGYGQNYRGWDQEEKIASIAVPIRSEQRVIGCLNLVYMASAMTIEQAAEKHLPALQKVAKQIEDGVESQEILVAGR, from the coding sequence ATGAAAAGTGACGACGGTACCGAATATAAAACCGTGCGCGGATTAACGCGTGGTTTAATGTTATTAAATATGTTAAATCGACTCGACGGCGGGGCCAGCGTTGGCCTGCTGGCAGAGCTGAGCGGCCTGCACCGCACCACGGTCAGGCGACTGCTGGAAACCCTGCAGGATGAGGGTTACGTCCGGCGCAGCCTGTCCGATGACAGCTTTCGCTTAACCATTAAGGTCCGCCAGCTCAGCGAGGGATTTCGTGACGAGCAGTGGATTTCTGCGCTCGCCGCCCCGCTGTTGGGGGATTTGCTGCGCGAGGTCATCTGGCCGACCGACGTTTCTACGCTGGACGTTGACGCGATGGTGGTGCGTGAAACCACTCACCGCTTCAGCCGCCTGTCATTTCACCGGGCGATGGTCGGCCGTCGCCTACCGCTGCTGAAAACCGCATCCGGCCTGACCTGGCTGGCATTTAGCCCGGAGAATGAACGTCAGGAACTGATTGAAATGTTGGCCTCACGACCGGGAGAAGAGTTCCAGCTGGCGCGCGAACCGCTGAAGCTCGACGCCATTTTGACCCGTGCGCGTAAAGACGGTTATGGTCAAAACTATCGCGGCTGGGATCAGGAGGAGAAAATCGCCTCCATCGCCGTCCCCATCCGCAGCGAACAGCGGGTGATCGGCTGCCTGAATTTGGTGTATATGGCCAGCGCCATGACCATCGAACAAGCCGCGGAAAAGCATCTTCCGGCCTTACAAAAGGTGGCGAAACAGATAGAGGACGGCGTCGAATCGCAGGAGATTTTGGTTGCCGGGAGGTGA